The following DNA comes from Ornithobacterium rhinotracheale DSM 15997.
TTAGTTCCTTTGTACAAAACACTCAAAACAGGACGCGCGAGATAACTCATGCGAATCAACCACGGACGCGGCACCAAATTCAGTGTTTTTTTAGCTAAAGTATTGAGCATTCTTTTTGATTTTATAAAGTCATTAAAAGTAAAAAATCTTTACCTTTAATTTAATTCTATAAAAAAATTGATGATGAAATAATAAATTTTTCCATCATCAATCTAATTCAATATATTATTTTCTTTTAATTACCCCTCAAGTGCATCTGCACCACCCACGATTTCTGTAATCTCGTTGGTAATTGCAGCTTGTCTTGCTTTGTTGTATTGTAGCGTGAGCTCTTTCTGCAAGTCGGTTGCGTTATCTGTTGCTTTGTGCATCGCCGTCATACGCGCTCCGTGCTCAGAGGCATAGGAGTCTGACAAGGCTTTGAACAATTGAATTTTAAGCGTTTTTGGCAACAAATCGATTAAAATCTCTTTTTTATTTGGTTCAAAAATGTAATCCACATTGATTCCTTGGAAATCTTCTTCTTGTTGCTCCACTACGATGGGTAAGAATTTCTCGTTTTGAACAACTTGTGTTGCTGCGTTTTTGAATTGGTTATAAATCAAGCGTATTTCATCAAACTTATTGTCTTTGAACGCACGCATTAAAACTTCAGCAATTTTAGAAGAATTTTCAAAAGTGAAATCGTCCCACAAATCTGATTCGTTTTTATTGATTTCATTTTCTCTTTTGAGCAAATCGTATCCTTTTTTACCAATGGTAAGAATTGAAACATTTTTACCTGCAAAATCTTCTTCTTTGCTTCTCAAAGTTTCTTTTACAATATTCGCATTGAATGCTCCTGCCAGTCCACGGTTTGAGGTAATAGCAACCAAAAGTACATTTTTCACCTCACGGTTTTGTGTATAGGCGCTATTTACTCCCTCGGCATCCAAACTCACATTTGCCATAAGCTCTCGCAACTTTTCTGCATAAGGGCGCATTTGCTCAATAGCACTTTGCGCTTTTTTAAGCTTAGCGGCAGATACCATTTTCATGGCACTTGTGATTTGCATCGTAGAGCCTATAGAGGAAATTCTACTTCTAATTTCTTTTAAATTCGCCATTTTTTATAGCTTATTTTTTAGCACTGCAACCTCGAAAGATTTGCAGTGTTCTTTTTTAAATTTTATTTCTTGTACTTTGCAGAAATTTCTTTTGCAGCCTCGTCCAACACTTTAGTTTGCTCTTCGCTGTATTTTCCTGCCTTTAATTGATCAAGTGTGTCTCTATGTTTAGCATTCAAATAAGACAAATAATCTTCTTGAAATTCTTTCACTTTCTCAACTGGAACATCTCTCAACAAGTTATTTACCCCAGCATAAACGATAGCTACTTGATCCTCAACTGGCATTGGTGAGTTTACGCTTTGTTTCAAGATTTCCACGTTTCTTTCACCTTTACCAATTACTGCCATGGTTGCAGGGTCTAGATCCGAACCGAATTTAGCAAAAGCTTCTA
Coding sequences within:
- the atpG gene encoding ATP synthase F1 subunit gamma, with the protein product MANLKEIRSRISSIGSTMQITSAMKMVSAAKLKKAQSAIEQMRPYAEKLRELMANVSLDAEGVNSAYTQNREVKNVLLVAITSNRGLAGAFNANIVKETLRSKEEDFAGKNVSILTIGKKGYDLLKRENEINKNESDLWDDFTFENSSKIAEVLMRAFKDNKFDEIRLIYNQFKNAATQVVQNEKFLPIVVEQQEEDFQGINVDYIFEPNKKEILIDLLPKTLKIQLFKALSDSYASEHGARMTAMHKATDNATDLQKELTLQYNKARQAAITNEITEIVGGADALEG